The Candoia aspera isolate rCanAsp1 unplaced genomic scaffold, rCanAsp1.hap2 H2.scaffold_109, whole genome shotgun sequence genome segment GTTTGTTAAAcatcattttaattctgtttctaaCAGCTTTTTTAACATGGAAGCTGTGGAGATTCATCTTCATAAAGAAGTGTTAATTGTGTTTGGGTGACTCTTTCCTCAGTAATATCATGCCATAATACTGGATCATAGCTGGTCAAAACACTGCATTCCAATTTCTGTACAagaagtcctcctcctcctcctcgaaatGTGGGAATGAAGTAGATAAGGAAAGTGGCAAGGGCATCCAAAGGTTTTTGGAGAGGAATCTAACTATTAAAATATTCAGTGTGTTAATGGTAAGTAATTTAAATAAGGCAAGTGTCTAACATAAAGTAGCATCACCTTGTTTACAAGTGAGAATTAGACTTAATTGTCAGGGTTGGGATGCCATGCAACATTTCTTTGTAGAAAATTATAGGACATGAAGTAGAAATGTGCTGGAGATTTCAGAGGGAGGGCTCCTAACCAAAATATGATCTTCCATTATTTCTTCCCTCCTGAGCTAATGTTCTGTggatagaaattttaaaagcaaacacaGAAGGTTTATAAGTAGTAGGCAATATCATCTGGGGAAAGCTGTATGAtttcacaattaaaacattacaTGGAGACATCCTATGAGAGGATTGTGAGGGAAAATCAAATTGTGATAACCACTACATTAATTAAAGTAGGAATTTATTATTAGCTGCCTTGCCTCTTGCTCAGCATTCAGTGCCATGCAGGGAACAGACTTTGATTTGAGAGTACCACATTGCATTTCAGTACTGTGGTCTAGTTGGGCTTGTGTCTGAACCAGTGATTGAGAGCTATAACAGTAAGAAGCTTCTACTGTGTGATAAATGCACCCCTACAGAAATAAATTGCTCCCTCTTTAGGTCCTTCCCTGCTGCTTCACTCATATTCATAACAGGATGAGTGGCTGAACCAAAAAAGTGGCTGTTACTTTAAAGAATAAATTAGTTTGACTCTTAACTCAATAATTAAAATGGTTATGGCTATGAGCCTGCAGGGATAATGTACTATTATTATAGTCATTTGTTTCAATTAAATGCTTACTGATTTTACAATAGCAGCTGGGCACCTGTGTGAGACAGCTATTACTCTGAACAAGACATCTCAAACTCCACCAGAATTTGCCCCCTCTCCAATGCATTCTACATATACTGTGACAGTTTCTTAGAAACAGGAACAAACTGAATGGCAGCTagaactgtgtgtgtatgtatatactatATCTTTTCTGTCCTATGTAAAATAAGGAATTTGTTTATGGTGATACATTACTGTTTAAGATAAATTGATTAAACACATACATACCTATGATGTTAGGAGAATCTTCACTTTGAAATTGTTTTGAGATATTTTCCCTTCTGATAgcaattaaaatagttttttagGGGAAGTCTTTGTATATACTGTGCTATAATCCCAGGAGGCATATTGCAGAATTTCTTCCTAATTTGTTAACACTGAGGTTTTTGCTCCTATGAGTTGCTGATCTGAGTTGGCAGTAGCTCTTGATTTACTAAGGAAGCAGAAATATAAAATGGTTGATCAAGCTTGACAGATCAGAATGGTTTCTTCAAAGAGAGGGACTGTGTTGAGGAGACATTAGTGATTGCCTTAGAAAATCTGTGCCATCTTTTATGCTGTTTTGTTACTTCTGCACAAGTTGAGGAAATAAATCATTCTGAGATGTTCTGGCAATATTGTGGTTCTTTTGGTTTAAATTTCCTGCTATTCCAAAGTACTGTAACATCTTTAGTTTTGATAGTTGGAAGATTTTTCACAAAAATTCCAGTGGtgggaaataacatttttaaaaatccttgaaAGGATGCTTGCCACTGGAAGTCTGTTATAATATGCAGATGAGTTTTAAGGTATGACTCTAGGGCATTGTCCTGGGTTGAGGTTAGGAAGATGCAAAAGTATTGTTATGTGACTCCAAAAGATCTTACTTTTGGCCGGTCATGGACATTGAGGAGTAGTTGGTACATCAGTCCAGAAGTCAAAGCCAAAGCAGTCCAATTTCTATTTGCAGTTTCAGAAGATGAAAGCAAAAGTCAGGGTCCAGGCAATAATACAGCATAGAGGTCAGTCAAGACTCAAGGCACCATATTAGCAAGCCTCATGAATGGGAAATTATTGCTTCCAATAATGAGCAGCTCCTAAATGTAGAACTTTATACTGGAGGTTCGAATTGCCCTCCTTCTTTCTCAGCTGATACTTCACGAATCTTTTTTCTGGCTGCAAGGCCATGTAAATTATTATGTGCACCCCCAAGTATATCTTTATTCTCCTTTGTAACTGAGCATTTTGGAGCCTCTCCTCCTTGGACCCAGCAGTAGCACTATCCAAATGGACCAAGTTACTGTACTGGTGAGTGTAGATCAAAGTCCTGGGCAGAGTGCCCTTGGCTAAAGAAAGCTAATTCTGGCCTGTGCTGGGCCTGGCTTATCTGATGCACTGAATTTAGTGGGCTCACCAGACCCATTTTTCTCCTCTGTGGAATCCACAGAAGGTCATGACTGCTGCGTTTAACTGGAAATATCTGTTAATGAAGCAGGAATGATAAAAGCTACAGGCAGCATTACCATTCATTTCATTGCTTCCAACTTCTTTGATACAGAGAGCTCATTTGGGTCTATCTAGAACAGTGGTTCTCCAAGTATGGTCTGGGGACCTCTGGGGGTACCCAAGAACTTTTCATGAGGTCCCTGAGACCTTTTCATGGAGTCcatgaagataaataaataaatatttttaaaattcacagttttaatttctaatacagtaaatattgctagatataacccacataaaccaaagctctttggggtcctcaatcatttttaagaatgtaaaagggtcctgagaccaaaatgtttaagaaccactgatctagAAGAAAGGGCCCTTACCATTTTAATGCTGATTTATCTTGTAAacatgtgtttgtatgtgtgtgtgtgtatgcagtttCCACTTAATTATTAACTATACTTTGTCATCTGTAGCACATGATGGTGGTAGCTTAATCATAGTCTGATGCTGAAGTATAATAAAAAGGTGTAGTGATAACAATGCCTATCTATTATTTTGGATAAAGCATATTGGGGGCCCAATCCAAGCCCAGTGTGGTTAGCTGGAATCTTTCTACTGATATTAATGGGGGTTAGATGGACTTCATACTCAATTCTGCAAATTTTCATAATAAATTTTCTGCACAGGTCTCATATCCATAATTACATTCCTGGACTAGTTCTGCTCTGCTGGATAAATAATAtgcactttaaagaaaaaaaatatgattacATATTTAATGGATAAATGGAGGCGTTGTGGTCTACTGGCTCCAtaataagaatttttaaatattttaatatagtaTTTTCCCAAGTGACTAATGTAACTGTAGATGGAAATGATCTTTTAGATTTGTTTAAAACTCAACAACTTACATTATTATATCTTTCAACAattataaaatatgaatgtaAAATAAGGAGAATGCATTATTTTCCTTACTAGCTGGCCAGtcatctttaacatttaacatcTTTATGAAACAGATGCAGTCTGAAGAGCTCTGGGAAATTTATAGTTCCACCTGGTATTAGAACAAGGTGTGCTAGCCCATTAAAGTAACCTTCCTTACCAGAGAAAGTAGACAGTGTAAtatcagcttctttttttttaaggattccaTTGGATGCCAGAAAACTAGATATGGtcattttccttttgcttcttgtACAGCGGTATAAACCATTTTAAaacatagagaaaaaagaaacaatcagCATGTCTTCTGCAAAGGAAGCTTTGGCTTTGCTGACCTTTGAGAATATGGTCAAGCATCTAGATGGAGATATGAACCTACAGCAACATCTCTTGTATTTCTTTGAAACTTTTGAACTTGTCCTTTTTCAAATGTTCCTTctgtccttttcctctttttttaagacTAGAAACTTAACATCTGTTATCAACAGCCAAGCACAGGGTGACAGAGACAGAGCCAAAGCAAAACTGTAGCTTTGAGGGAAGATACTTTTCTGAAGCACTTTATGAATAGGGATAACTGActacatataaaaatagaaatctCTATCTGAATTACTGCATTACATGAAATCTTAGCATGAAACCAGAAGAAGTATGCAAAAGCAACCAAATAATATCCATTAATACTCTGGAACAAGTTATAACAAGGCAGGATATGGGTGAAAAACAAGGAtgatgtggggaggggaggaggaggagaaggaactgTTAATTATCCAGGGGCTTAAGCAGTTTCTGCTGAATTTATTAAATCAGAAACAAATGCTTATCCCTTCAAGTAATCCAGAAAACTTCCCTTGTTTCCTGATCTTTCTTGCCAGAGCTGCATGAGAGGCTCCAGATACAAACAGCTGATTGTGTGGAATTGGGCATGTATCATATAAGTATGTATAATTCTCTGTTGGGACCTTAATCTAGAAACTAGTTTAGCAACAAGCATTGTTTCTGAAGTAATTTGAGTTGGTATTAAAGTTCTCTGTAGTTGTTCATTCACACATTAAAGTCATCAACTcatgttgccatcattaagtcaTGTGAATGGATTCGTGTGAACAAGTCTTTTAAAACAAGCCTGCTTGTCGTTCAACTACAGAATGCTATATTCGGCTCCTTGGAGGACAAATAGAAATGGATAGGAAATATGACacactttaaaaagtaaattgaattctcttatttatttaacagaactGACAAGAGCAGCTCTTACAAAATCATGCCAGCTCCCCACTCTTAAGCTCCCCCCAAGTGTCTTTTGAACATCTGAGCCCTACATGCTGTCTAATGTTGTAGAAAAGCTCTTGATTCCCGACCTGTAGCAGTAAATCTGCTTCTGCATTTGGATTTATTTCTGCTGAAGCCTACAGAGCCCTTCCAGCTCTTCCCTACATTTCTTACTTTATGAGCTGCTAATGGAGTTGGCAGGAGTCCCCTGCTAATGAGAGATTGCACCTCAGTGGGCTTATTGGAAACGaaaattgttaataaataaaGCCATGAGTCTTTAAACTCATGTTAACATTAATCAGATTAATATAAAAAGTGGGAGGGGAGGATCTGGAAAAAGCTTAAGACAGTGTTTGATTTCTCTCCTGCTGATTTCTGCTGTGTCTCAATTGACAGTACCTAAGTATCTGgattaattttatttccaaaacaagTGAAGGAGCAGTTGTATCTCAGTGCTCTTGCCTTTTTATTAACAagtctttcttttccattctttttaatGTTAGCAGTTATAGGCAGAATGAAAGTGACAAGCCACTACTCCTGAGCACTTTGTCTCCTATGAAGAAAAACTAACATTGCGGGCCTTGTTGGGGGCCACATTTTGTTTTTTGGACATCTCAGAAATAACTCACTCTGCTTACCGAATACACTATTATAGATTTGCATTAACTTTAGTTAAAACTGTGATATGGTTTTGTATTCTTCCAGAGGAGAAAGATACTTATGACTCCTTTCAATTGGCTATTTCATTTAAACTTGTCCAAAGATCCCTCACTTTTTGCTGGGTCTTTCAATATCTCTCCTAGTCCATAGTTATCAACAAGACTGAGAATGCCACAttttcatttattgattgattgattgatttaaaaaaattacatagcTGTCCATCTTATATAGTATAACCCTGGTCAGCTTAATATAAAAACCAGCATAAAAATTCCTGGCACTCCCAAAAGTAACACACCCTCACATTCAACAACTACCTTTACTGGGCTCCAGCCACATACCACCCCAATGCTTGTGAGAAAAGCTAGGTCTCCAAGACTTTTAGGAAGGCTAGGAGGGCTGAATCTCAGGGGAAAGGGTACTccttatataaaatataagaagaaGAATTATTATCCAATTTAGGTCTGATATTCTACTAACTCAGCACTGAGAGTGGATGACTAAATGGCCCCAATGAAAAGATAGTGACAATTTGAATATCTGGACCCTTCTACAAAGCCACACTGGACTCCCCCCTCAAAACCTCTGCAGCCATTTTGCACCACTGTGCTACTGCCCTTTCTTTTATGTCCCATCCTCCCCTTTAGCCAGAAGTGATATTTTCACTAGCCAGTAAGACTGCATAAGAATGGCTCATGGATAATGCCCTGCCCTTGTTCTTCCTTTGACACATTTGCTTTTTACCATGAGGAAAAACAGATGCAAAAAATAGCAGTCAGCCTTGGGAACAACCAGGAAGGATGGGTGGCTCCACAGCATCTTGACTAAAggagcaggaaggcaggaagaggCTGGACACCACCTGAGCTCCAGAGAAAGAGCTCTAGAGAAATCTCTGCAACACTGTCTTTATAGTGCTTCATTTGGTCAGAAATCAAACCAATAATTAACTGGCTCAGCTTCCTGAGATCTACACATCTATCCTTTCTGTTGAAAGGATCTTGGTCTATCCCTTGTATCTGGCCTTTAAGAGTAAATTGTCTCTGAATGTGAAGATTCTATCCATATCTGGAATAATGCTGCATACGTAAATTTAACCCATGTAGCagacatatagatatagatacaggtGAAGAGTAGCCTTGTGAAAAGTTTATGATACAACAAAGTTCTAGGTTCCTATCTCAAAAGagtacaataaaattaaatattttccttcagttttccAATTCTGTTTCAGTTCTTAGAATATTAGAAAGTTCAGAGGAAGCCAAAGTAAGTTTGCTATGAGGAACAGTAAAGCATAATGATAAGCATAGTAAAATATGATGGAAAAAGAAACCTGATAGTAATAATGCACACAATATGACCTTGGTTATAATTGCTTTGACTATGGACTTGAAGTGCAATAGTGAATGAAAACAAACAGAATTGAAGGTTTTTTGGATGGCAGCTCCATACATAAGGGTTCAGAACAAAAAACGAGAGAGTGTTAAGGTACTAAAGATATCATAAGGGATATATAAGAGCAGAAAATTATAGGAGTTTCTTGGTGGACTTCAGAGGTAAGTTTATGCTGAATCTGGAAAACAGGGAGAATGATCAATGATTTTGCGTAGGAAGATAGTCAAGATGCTACCTTAAAAGTCCAGAGAGCAATTGGTTGCAGTAATTAGAGGGAAATAATAaagactaaataaaaataaagtgcaaaGTGGCAGAGCAAAAGAGGGAGAATGTCATATGTATAGCTAAGTATCCATGAAGATTGAAATGGATGGATGGCAATACTGTTCACCAGTGGAGATGGGGATTTGTGAAGaaaggtgataaatttggttgTGGACATGTTGCATTTTTCAGTAATGATCAGATGTGAGAAATATCAGGTAATGGAAAGAAAGACTGGTCAGAAGCAACTGTTCTGGAGAAAATTGCTAGAATCCAAAGACTTCAGTACTCTTCTTCAAATGTACTCTTTCCTTAGTATCTTATCagtgtctttttaatattttaatactgaAAGCCATGGGATTTGGTGAACACATCCAAGATCAATCCATTTAGAAAAGATTCCTCAGTGACCTtccaacagaaaaaggaaaagcagacgAAGAAGTTTCCTCTGTAGAAATTTTAAATGAGGGGTTAAATTAACAGTAAGAAAACCTACTAAAACAAAATCATAGAAACTTGGGAAAGAAGGGAGTCAAATAAAAGATTTGTCAGCGATTTCAGTCAAAACAGAATGATCAAAGATGACAAGGACAGAGATTTTTGAACTTGGCAATGAGTCAGCTATCAATGATTTGAGAACAGTATGAACCAAGAAAACTGATGTCATATTTCAGAGATCCCAGAGAGAACCTTGAGATTGAAAActataaacagcaacaaaaagcatCATgtcaaaatataaaaggaaaatggtTAGTAAGTGGAGAAACGAGTAGtttgagagggttttttttttaaaaaaaaaaaaagcaaagggaaaacaATGATTGTTAGAATGCAGGAAAGATAAAgtgaccttttccagcctggccACCCTTCAGATCTGCTGGTACTGCTATTACCAAAATTCCAAGCTTTTGTCCATACTCAcctggaattctggaaattacAGTCCCAATACACCTGGAGGGAGCTGGGATGGAGAATATTGAGTTATAAGAAAGTGATAAATTGCTTGCATGACAGTAAGGAGATAcaatgaaggagaaggcagtcaccaggaattgaatgCATGTGGAGAGATTAGATTAGGACAGCAGAGTTTACTACAAAAATCCAGGGAAACCAGCAATACAGTACTCTGAATATAGAGCAGACACATTCCCAAATCAGCCAGCTTCAGACTGCCTGAAGCATAATGGTAGATCTAACTTTATTTTTCTCCTATCTGATACAAACTCtaccagttgttttttttaagtactaaCTTCAAACCTTTTGGCCTCCAGCAATTTGAAAACTAGTGAGCTTGATGGTCTTTGTCACCAGCATTCCATTAAAGGAAGTATGTTCcagtttaaatattaaatattaaatattgcaGTTGTATTTGCATCAATTGATATTTTCTCCATGTAAGCTCAACATTCCAAATTTGGAAaagaacatgatttttttttaaaagttcttcaaTGCAGATTCGAATACTTCATTTCACTAATAAATATGTGTATGAAGTTAATCTGGTTTTTTTAAATTGGTATTAGTGGATTttatcttccattaaaaaaatactttaaatattttaatcaagAATTGTATAAGAAATCCCGTTCTGTAAAGagaatcttttattttcttctatctGCTCTTTCCAACCTCTGCTCATTTTTTGTTTTCAGGTTTCCAGCTAGTTTCACATAtgaaaaactattatttttcaaattttagcaACATTATTTTAGGAAcactgaattgaaaaaaaaatctttgttctaCTGTGTCAACTTTTATAACTATTAATATAGAATTTTTAGATTCCTTTGGACCCAGATTTGTAGTTTCCGTCTCTTCATATTTGGCTAATTATTCAAGAATTGATCTCTGCATTGTTGTTTCCATCATATGATAACATGTTATGACTTTCTTTGTTAATCATGAAAATGTGGCTATCTTActgaaaaatacaatacaataagcaAAAAATCTGTGTGactctattttaaaaagaaaagcccaaCTGGTAAGTCCGTTGCATTTTGCAGCCATGCCTCCCCACTTCCAAACTCTGATATCTGGGAGTCAGAATACTGCATGACCCAATTCAAAAAAACTGCTAATACTGCTGACTAATGTCAGATTAGATAGGATTATAGTGTTAGCCCATTATAACAGCTCTGCTGTTTGAATCCAAGGGATACCTTAGTTtgccaaggattacctgtagggGAGTGTTACCACATGAGAAAATCCTCaccaatatattaatattaaaaatatagtaCAATTTTATCTAAAAATACACTGCTGAATGTTCcgcaaactaaaaataaagctaACATAGAAGTGTTGATGAAGATTcttagtcatccaggtggaattgtctgtaggctgagtcatggcaactggatttctttctttttggtagaaacgttttgctgcttgtccaagcagcttcttcagtcttcagcgaaatgtttctaccaaaaagaaaaaaatccagttgccatgactcaacctacagactaaCGTAGAAGTGTTTCATATGATGAAAACAGTTGCATAACAAATTAGGGGTACGTTTTTCCCAGCATTGAACTTTAGCTTTTTTCCAAGGGTGATTGATACCCTGATAACAACCATGCCCAGCCTGCATCATCATATACTTTTGATAagataataaatacaaattaattaaaaagtaatattCTCCTAACTCAGATCCAGGAGATGGTCCACTCAGACGCTACGTCCTATGAGTCCAACCATCAAGTTCCCCTGATCAATCGACCAGGGATGTTAACCGGTCACATGAGTGCCCTCAGCCAGTCACAACTGATTTCTCAGATGGGTTTGAGGAGCGGTGTTACCCATGGTTCCCCATCACCCCCTGGAAGCAAATCTGCTACACCATCTCCCTCCAGTTCTACTCAGGAAGAGGAGACAGAATCACATTATAAGGTACGTGCAGCCATGCCTGTTTTGACAGACATACAGTTTGACAGTGGCAGGCAACCTACAATGGCAGAAATAATGAACAGCACCTAGAGCAAAGCAATTTGGTTTTTTCAAGAGGGAGAGACAcaccaagagagagagaaacttttttttttgacccAGACCATCTGAAAAGAACATTTCTTAGCAAAAGAATTGGAAGGCTTACAAATTATATCAAGCATAGAAGTGCTATACTGATGCATATAATGAATAGAACAATTAGGGCAGCAAATTCTGAAAGAGTTTTTTCTTCCTAAATATTTTCTATCTTGTGGAAAGTGCTAAGTATATTATTTTGTACTGTCCTTCCAGGTTAAGATTGTGACAGTAAAAATATGGTTTACTGCACACACAGATTCAATTCTACCagttgaaaatgttttctgtagAGGCCAAATTCTCATATTTGGAGAGTGAAAATAGGAAAGCATGGATATTCAGCTGGGATTTTAATTGAATCACTTGCCACAACATCATCAGAATGAAATAACAGAAAACGTTTTCACTATACTTAAACTGAGATaggaaggatttttaaaacataataaattatAAGTTAGTAAAACAGATGACTTGTTAAGCTTCACAAggagaattttattattttgctttgttaaTGATAAATAGATGCTGAATATGTTGCTGTACTGAGCAGATCTAAGGAATGTGTGTACGTTAACATAGCAGCAATTTGTATGAAGAAATGCGTTGTCATATTGGATGATTCTGAAAGAAGTCTtgctaaataaatatacatattccCTATCCTTTTTGTAAAAATGCAAGTCTTAGTAGAGTGGCTACAGCATATTTTAAAGGATAAAGAATCTGTGGAAGAGAGGCAGCCATTTCATGTTTCATCAGTTGGAGAATCTCCTCATGCAGCTCATGCCAGATGACAGCCAGATGGCCATGAGAACTTGACTGACAGACCTCCTGCTTCCAAGGAAGGGGAACATGAGAGAGGGAGGTGAATCTTCCTTCTTCAAATGATCAGTTATTTTCCTGTCTCAGCCAGAAAATAATCGTGGGCCAACTGTGTTGAGACCTGCATCCTGATGGAGATAATAGACTGAGGGCTGGTGGCAGGCAGGGccattcctttctttctgctATCCCTCTTTTAACAAGATTTCTGCcaccccttctctt includes the following:
- the LOC134507255 gene encoding TOX high mobility group box family member 2-like, which translates into the protein MKIEMDGWQYCSPVEMGICEESNILLTQIQEMVHSDATSYESNHQVPLINRPGMLTGHMSALSQSQLISQMGLRSGVTHGSPSPPGSKSATPSPSSSTQEEETESHYKATGEKRPLTDLGKKPKNQKKKKKKDPNEPQKPVSAYALFFRDTQAAIKGQNPNATFGDVSKIVASMWDSLGEEQKQMPPNFKLTLGSSQYNMQYKCNTK